In Penaeus chinensis breed Huanghai No. 1 chromosome 11, ASM1920278v2, whole genome shotgun sequence, a genomic segment contains:
- the LOC125030741 gene encoding calcyclin-binding protein-like — protein MSNKVEEVSKDVAELRTLLASATRKRVQDLLSLELKRMETELKNLEDSANKSEAPKAKADFTPKIYTVNIRNYSWDQSDKFMKLYITLKNVHTLEKDKISVKFEERSVNLHVSELDSKNHQLSILKLAENINPDASYHKVKTDMVVLFLAKQNQIKWEGVTEAEARAAEARKPKLDGNDPNGGIMDLMKQMYVDGDDKMKQMLNKTWYESQQKRMMTGEDVMPDLNF, from the exons ATGTCGAACAAGGTTGAGGAA GTGTCCAAGGATGTTGCTGAACTGCGCACACTTCTTGCTTCAGCTACAAGGAAGCGTGTTCAAGACCTTCTTTCATTAGAATTGAAAAGAATGGAGACTGAG TTGAAGAATCTTGAGGATTCCGCAAACAAATCCGAGGCACCCAAAGCCAAGGCTGATTTCACTCCAAAGATCTACACTGTCAACATCAGGAACTATT CATGGGATCAGTCGGATAAGTTTATGAAGTTATATATAACTCTAAAAAATGTCCATACATTGGAAAAGGACAAAATATCTGTCAAATTCGAGGAGAG GAGCGTTAACTTACATGTCAGTGAATTAGACAGCAAGAATCACCAGCTCAGTATTCTAAAATTGGCTGAGAACATTAATCCAGATGCCAGCTACCACAAGGTCAAAACAG ACATGGTGGTCCTTTTCCTGGCTAAGCAGAACCAAATAAAGTGGGAAGGAGTAACAGAAGCGGAGGCTCGTGCCGCTGAGGCACGTAAGCCCAAGCTAGATGGTAATGACCCCAACGGCGGAATCATGGACCTCATGAAGCAGATGTATGTGGATGGTGATGACAAAATGAAGCAG ATGTTGAACAAGACTTGGTACGAGAGCCAGCAGAAGAGGATGATGACTGGGGAAGATGTGATGCCAGACCTCAATTTCTAA